One genomic segment of Suricata suricatta isolate VVHF042 chromosome 16, meerkat_22Aug2017_6uvM2_HiC, whole genome shotgun sequence includes these proteins:
- the TSNAXIP1 gene encoding translin-associated factor X-interacting protein 1 isoform X2 produces MASPKPRCSSFATASRTYIQPSEVTKDDPFLTETKSIQNQKFSQRQKTLSCQFSIGRHLSPWPSYTSGQTILHNRKPCSNDYRKQTGSCQQTLGTTKPRYLEQLENYLRKELLLLDLSTDSTQELRLQPYREIFEFFIEDFKTYKPLLSSIKNAYEVMLAHQREKIRALEPLKAKLVTVNEDCNERILAMRAEERYEISMLKKEKMNLLKLIDKKNEEKISLQSEVSRLRKNLAEEYLHYLSERDARKILIADLNELRYQREDMSLAQSPGTWGEDPVKLTLALKMTRQDLTRTQMELNTMKANFGDVVPRRDFEMQEKTNKELQEQLDSLRADYEEVCKEHEILLQLHMTTLKERDQFYSELQEIQRTSTPRPDWTKCEDVVAGGPSRWQMLAEGKNSDQLVDVLLEEIGEGLLREKDFFPGLGYGEAIPSFLRFDGVVENKKPTKKDVVNLLKDAWKERLIEEQKEKFPDFFFNFLEHRFGPGDAMAWAYTIFENIKLFRSNEVMSQFYAVLMGKRSESVYIKQKETLVQLLKEMTNADSRNEGLITMENLSRDKVTLPKIREALMNVDPSLDKQTLNNYLSQAFQLPRTELPEEGEEKEEGMVEQLQIVLERLQMIDFRRMGTQEQKAAS; encoded by the exons TCCTGTCAGTTCTCCATTGGTAGGCACCTGTCCCCATGGCCCTCATACACCAGTGGTCAGACCATTCTGCATAATCGAAAGCCCTGTTCAAATGATTACCGGAAACAAACAGG TAGTTGTCAGCAGACCCTGGGCACTACTAAGCCAAGGTACCTGGAGCAGCTAGAGAACTACCTACGCAAGGAGCTCCTCCTGCTGGACCTGAGCACAGATTCCACCCAGGAGCTGAGGCTGCAG CCTTACAGAGAAATCTTTGAGTTCTTCATAGAGGACTTTAAAACGTACAAGCCATTGCTATCTTCCATCAAGAATGCATATGAGGTGATGCTGG CCCACCAGAGGGAGAAGATTCGGGCTCTGGAGCCCCTGAAGGCCAAGCTTGTCACTGTGAATGAGGACTGCAACGAGAGGATCCTGGCCATGAGGGCTGAGGAGAGATATGAAATCTCCATgttgaagaaagagaagatgaattTGCTAAAACTCATTGACAAAAAGAACGAGGAGAAGATCTCATTGCAGAGCGAG GTGTCCAGACTGAGGAAGAATTTGGCTGAGGAGTACCTGCACTACCTCAGTGAGCGAGATGCCCGCAAGATCCTCATTGCAGACTTGAATGAACTGCGGTACCAGCGGGAAGACATGTCACTAGCCCAGTCCCCAG GCACCTGGGGCGAGGACCCCGTTAAGTTAACACTGGCTCTGAAGATGACCCGGCAAGACCTGACCCGCACACAGATGGAACTCAACACTATGAAAGCCAACTTTGGAGATGTGGTGCCCAGGAGGGACTTTGAAATGCAGGAGAAGACCAACAAGGAGCTGCAGGAGCAG CTGGACAGCCTGAGAGCGGACTATGAAGAGGTCTGCAAGGAGCATGAGATACTGTTGCAGTTGCACATGACCACACTGAAGGAGCGGGACCAGTTTTATTCTGAGCTCCAGGAGATTCAGCGCACCTCTACACCACGGCCTGACTGGACCAAGTGTGAAG ATGTGGTGGCTGGGGGCCCAAGTCGCTGGCAAATGCTGGCGGAGGGCAAGAACAGTGACCAGCTGGTGGATGTGCTCCTGGAGGAGATTGGCGAGGGACTGCTCCGGGAGAAAGACTTCTTTCCTGGTCTG GGCTATGGGGAAGCCATCCCCTCTTTCCTTCGATTTGATGGTGTTGTGGAGAACAAGAAGCCAACCAAGAAGGATGTGGTAAACCTCCTCAAGGATGCCTGGAAGGAACGTCTTATTGAGGAGCAG aaagagaaattcccagattttttcttcaatttcctggAGCATCGCTTTGGACCTGGTGATGCCATGGCCTGGGCTTACaccatttttgaaaatatcaagCTCTTCCGCTCTAATGAGGTCATGAGTCAGTTCTACGCAGTCTTGATGGGAAAG AGGAGTGAGAGTGTGTACATCAAGCAGAAGGAGACATTGGTACAGTTGCTGAAGGAGATGACAAATGCTGACAGTAGGAACGAGGGGCTGATAACCATGGAAAACTTAAG CCGTGATAAAGTAACCCTACCCAAGATACGTGAAGCCCTGATGAACGTTGATCCCAGCCTGGACAAACAGACCCTGAATAACTACTTGAGCCAGGCCTTCCAGCTCCCCAGAACAGAACTGCCTGAGGAgggtgaagagaaggaagaaggcatgGTGGAACAGCTCCAGATTGTCCTAGAACGGCTTCAGATGATTGACTTCAGGCGCATGGGGACTCAAGAGCAGAAGGCTGCAAGCTAG
- the TSNAXIP1 gene encoding translin-associated factor X-interacting protein 1 isoform X1, translated as MASPKPRCSSFATASRTYIQPSEVTKDDPFLTETKSIQNQKFSQRQKTLSCQFSIGRHLSPWPSYTSGQTILHNRKPCSNDYRKQTGSCQQTLGTTKPRYLEQLENYLRKELLLLDLSTDSTQELRLQPYREIFEFFIEDFKTYKPLLSSIKNAYEVMLAHQREKIRALEPLKAKLVTVNEDCNERILAMRAEERYEISMLKKEKMNLLKLIDKKNEEKISLQSEVSRLRKNLAEEYLHYLSERDARKILIADLNELRYQREDMSLAQSPGTWGEDPVKLTLALKMTRQDLTRTQMELNTMKANFGDVVPRRDFEMQEKTNKELQEQLDSLRADYEEVCKEHEILLQLHMTTLKERDQFYSELQEIQRTSTPRPDWTKCEDVVAGGPSRWQMLAEGKNSDQLVDVLLEEIGEGLLREKDFFPGLGYGEAIPSFLRFDGVVENKKPTKKDVVNLLKDAWKERLIEEQKEKFPDFFFNFLEHRFGPGDAMAWAYTIFENIKLFRSNEVMSQFYAVLMGKRSESVYIKQKETLVQLLKEMTNADSRNEGLITMENLSTVLKSTFPLKKEERIQELMEAGGWDPDSSNTDLFNYRLLFTEDEEGQSMPFVQKLWEQYMVEKDEYLQELKQELGLQLRDKVTLPKIREALMNVDPSLDKQTLNNYLSQAFQLPRTELPEEGEEKEEGMVEQLQIVLERLQMIDFRRMGTQEQKAAS; from the exons TCCTGTCAGTTCTCCATTGGTAGGCACCTGTCCCCATGGCCCTCATACACCAGTGGTCAGACCATTCTGCATAATCGAAAGCCCTGTTCAAATGATTACCGGAAACAAACAGG TAGTTGTCAGCAGACCCTGGGCACTACTAAGCCAAGGTACCTGGAGCAGCTAGAGAACTACCTACGCAAGGAGCTCCTCCTGCTGGACCTGAGCACAGATTCCACCCAGGAGCTGAGGCTGCAG CCTTACAGAGAAATCTTTGAGTTCTTCATAGAGGACTTTAAAACGTACAAGCCATTGCTATCTTCCATCAAGAATGCATATGAGGTGATGCTGG CCCACCAGAGGGAGAAGATTCGGGCTCTGGAGCCCCTGAAGGCCAAGCTTGTCACTGTGAATGAGGACTGCAACGAGAGGATCCTGGCCATGAGGGCTGAGGAGAGATATGAAATCTCCATgttgaagaaagagaagatgaattTGCTAAAACTCATTGACAAAAAGAACGAGGAGAAGATCTCATTGCAGAGCGAG GTGTCCAGACTGAGGAAGAATTTGGCTGAGGAGTACCTGCACTACCTCAGTGAGCGAGATGCCCGCAAGATCCTCATTGCAGACTTGAATGAACTGCGGTACCAGCGGGAAGACATGTCACTAGCCCAGTCCCCAG GCACCTGGGGCGAGGACCCCGTTAAGTTAACACTGGCTCTGAAGATGACCCGGCAAGACCTGACCCGCACACAGATGGAACTCAACACTATGAAAGCCAACTTTGGAGATGTGGTGCCCAGGAGGGACTTTGAAATGCAGGAGAAGACCAACAAGGAGCTGCAGGAGCAG CTGGACAGCCTGAGAGCGGACTATGAAGAGGTCTGCAAGGAGCATGAGATACTGTTGCAGTTGCACATGACCACACTGAAGGAGCGGGACCAGTTTTATTCTGAGCTCCAGGAGATTCAGCGCACCTCTACACCACGGCCTGACTGGACCAAGTGTGAAG ATGTGGTGGCTGGGGGCCCAAGTCGCTGGCAAATGCTGGCGGAGGGCAAGAACAGTGACCAGCTGGTGGATGTGCTCCTGGAGGAGATTGGCGAGGGACTGCTCCGGGAGAAAGACTTCTTTCCTGGTCTG GGCTATGGGGAAGCCATCCCCTCTTTCCTTCGATTTGATGGTGTTGTGGAGAACAAGAAGCCAACCAAGAAGGATGTGGTAAACCTCCTCAAGGATGCCTGGAAGGAACGTCTTATTGAGGAGCAG aaagagaaattcccagattttttcttcaatttcctggAGCATCGCTTTGGACCTGGTGATGCCATGGCCTGGGCTTACaccatttttgaaaatatcaagCTCTTCCGCTCTAATGAGGTCATGAGTCAGTTCTACGCAGTCTTGATGGGAAAG AGGAGTGAGAGTGTGTACATCAAGCAGAAGGAGACATTGGTACAGTTGCTGAAGGAGATGACAAATGCTGACAGTAGGAACGAGGGGCTGATAACCATGGAAAACTTAAG CACTGTCCTCAAGAGCACCTTCCccttaaagaaggaagagagaattcagGAGTTGatggaggcagggggctgggatCCCGACAGTAGCAACACAGACTTGTTCAACTACCGCTTATTGTTTACagag GATGAGGAGGGCCAGAGTATGCCTTTTGTGCAAAAGCTGTGGGAACAATACATGGTTGAAAAGGATGAGTACTTGCAGGAGCTAAAGCAAGAGCTGGGCCTACAACT CCGTGATAAAGTAACCCTACCCAAGATACGTGAAGCCCTGATGAACGTTGATCCCAGCCTGGACAAACAGACCCTGAATAACTACTTGAGCCAGGCCTTCCAGCTCCCCAGAACAGAACTGCCTGAGGAgggtgaagagaaggaagaaggcatgGTGGAACAGCTCCAGATTGTCCTAGAACGGCTTCAGATGATTGACTTCAGGCGCATGGGGACTCAAGAGCAGAAGGCTGCAAGCTAG
- the TSNAXIP1 gene encoding translin-associated factor X-interacting protein 1 isoform X3 translates to MASPKPRCSSFATASRTYIQPSEVTKDDPFLTETKSIQNQKFSQRQKTLSCQFSIGRHLSPWPSYTSGQTILHNRKPCSNDYRKQTGSCQQTLGTTKPRYLEQLENYLRKELLLLDLSTDSTQELRLQPYREIFEFFIEDFKTYKPLLSSIKNAYEVMLAHQREKIRALEPLKAKLVTVNEDCNERILAMRAEERYEISMLKKEKMNLLKLIDKKNEEKISLQSEVSRLRKNLAEEYLHYLSERDARKILIADLNELRYQREDMSLAQSPGTWGEDPVKLTLALKMTRQDLTRTQMELNTMKANFGDVVPRRDFEMQEKTNKELQEQLDSLRADYEEVCKEHEILLQLHMTTLKERDQFYSELQEIQRTSTPRPDWTKCEDVVAGGPSRWQMLAEGKNSDQLVDVLLEEIGEGLLREKDFFPGLGYGEAIPSFLRFDGVVENKKPTKKDVVNLLKDAWKERLIEEQKEKFPDFFFNFLEHRFGPGDAMAWAYTIFENIKLFRSNEVMSQFYAVLMGKRSESVYIKQKETLVQLLKEMTNADSRNEGLITMENLSTVLKSTFPLKKEERIQELMEAGGWDPDSSNTDLFNYRLLFTEP, encoded by the exons TCCTGTCAGTTCTCCATTGGTAGGCACCTGTCCCCATGGCCCTCATACACCAGTGGTCAGACCATTCTGCATAATCGAAAGCCCTGTTCAAATGATTACCGGAAACAAACAGG TAGTTGTCAGCAGACCCTGGGCACTACTAAGCCAAGGTACCTGGAGCAGCTAGAGAACTACCTACGCAAGGAGCTCCTCCTGCTGGACCTGAGCACAGATTCCACCCAGGAGCTGAGGCTGCAG CCTTACAGAGAAATCTTTGAGTTCTTCATAGAGGACTTTAAAACGTACAAGCCATTGCTATCTTCCATCAAGAATGCATATGAGGTGATGCTGG CCCACCAGAGGGAGAAGATTCGGGCTCTGGAGCCCCTGAAGGCCAAGCTTGTCACTGTGAATGAGGACTGCAACGAGAGGATCCTGGCCATGAGGGCTGAGGAGAGATATGAAATCTCCATgttgaagaaagagaagatgaattTGCTAAAACTCATTGACAAAAAGAACGAGGAGAAGATCTCATTGCAGAGCGAG GTGTCCAGACTGAGGAAGAATTTGGCTGAGGAGTACCTGCACTACCTCAGTGAGCGAGATGCCCGCAAGATCCTCATTGCAGACTTGAATGAACTGCGGTACCAGCGGGAAGACATGTCACTAGCCCAGTCCCCAG GCACCTGGGGCGAGGACCCCGTTAAGTTAACACTGGCTCTGAAGATGACCCGGCAAGACCTGACCCGCACACAGATGGAACTCAACACTATGAAAGCCAACTTTGGAGATGTGGTGCCCAGGAGGGACTTTGAAATGCAGGAGAAGACCAACAAGGAGCTGCAGGAGCAG CTGGACAGCCTGAGAGCGGACTATGAAGAGGTCTGCAAGGAGCATGAGATACTGTTGCAGTTGCACATGACCACACTGAAGGAGCGGGACCAGTTTTATTCTGAGCTCCAGGAGATTCAGCGCACCTCTACACCACGGCCTGACTGGACCAAGTGTGAAG ATGTGGTGGCTGGGGGCCCAAGTCGCTGGCAAATGCTGGCGGAGGGCAAGAACAGTGACCAGCTGGTGGATGTGCTCCTGGAGGAGATTGGCGAGGGACTGCTCCGGGAGAAAGACTTCTTTCCTGGTCTG GGCTATGGGGAAGCCATCCCCTCTTTCCTTCGATTTGATGGTGTTGTGGAGAACAAGAAGCCAACCAAGAAGGATGTGGTAAACCTCCTCAAGGATGCCTGGAAGGAACGTCTTATTGAGGAGCAG aaagagaaattcccagattttttcttcaatttcctggAGCATCGCTTTGGACCTGGTGATGCCATGGCCTGGGCTTACaccatttttgaaaatatcaagCTCTTCCGCTCTAATGAGGTCATGAGTCAGTTCTACGCAGTCTTGATGGGAAAG AGGAGTGAGAGTGTGTACATCAAGCAGAAGGAGACATTGGTACAGTTGCTGAAGGAGATGACAAATGCTGACAGTAGGAACGAGGGGCTGATAACCATGGAAAACTTAAG CACTGTCCTCAAGAGCACCTTCCccttaaagaaggaagagagaattcagGAGTTGatggaggcagggggctgggatCCCGACAGTAGCAACACAGACTTGTTCAACTACCGCTTATTGTTTACagag CCGTGA
- the CENPT gene encoding centromere protein T → MAEAMADSYSQDSEPTTRTLLRRVLDTADTRTPQRRRSARIGAQKSLLETPSSRRLSISTKTNARQRSQRARSIGRLAHVQISGHLEEQTPRTLLKNILLTAPESSIMMPESVVKPVLTPQVVQSSRQESSQSSLELQLPELEPPTTLALGPVAPGRRKRRLRLSVFQQGIDQGLPLSQEPHGNASASSLTSSLNLTFATPLQPQSVKRPGLARRPPTHRAVDVGAFLQDLRDTSLALASPGNSLRTPVATLPTDTVLEDTQPFSQPLVGHSPSVHHSLPHLFYTEAKDAEKAVGHRTQSTGPRLQNHSPGKPAQLLATKAKNFTMSFTNTIRAISGKDEVEPLQGGVSEEAEESMEVNLSVSKVKDTTGTQGSVRTEKSERHTEMTEAVEAKEPEGSSDEDISGRTASPELVSSTTEFLQARQLPFLESAPPPNTAILSSEQLEPLPTRLPPRARTLGPRPHQDPHKTGLNHYVKLFSFYARMPMEKAALEMVEKCLDKYFQHLCDDLEVFSTHAGRKTVRPEDLELLMRRQGLVNDQVSLHVLVERHLPLEYRQLLIPCAFSGNSVFPAQ, encoded by the exons ATGGCTGAGGCGATGGCGGATAGCTACAGCCAGGACAGCGAGCCTACTACGCGAACGTTGCTGCGGCGCGTGCTGGATACCGCGGATACGCGCACCCCGCAGCGACGCCGAAGTGCTAGAATTGG TGCCCAGAAATCCCTACTTGAAACACCTTCCTCCAGGAGGTTGAGCATCTCAACAAAGACAAATGCAAGGCAGCGTTCCCAAAGAGCCAGG TCTATTGGCAGATTGGCCCATGTTCAAATCAGTGGACACCTGGAGGAACAGACACCCCGGACTCTGCTGAAGAACATCCTTCTAACTG CCCCAGAATCTTCCATCATGATGCCAGAGTCAGTGGTCAAGCCAGTGCTGACACCGCAGGTGGTTCAATCTTCTAGACAGGAAAGCAGTCAGAGCAG CCTGGAGCTGCAACTTCCTGAGCTTGAGCCTCCCACAACCCTGGCTCTAGGTCCAGTGGCTCCTGGCAGGAGGAAGCGGAGGCTGAGATTGTCAGTTTTTCAGCAAGGAATAGACCAAGGGCTGCCTCTCTCCCAAG AGCCTCATGGGAATGCCAGTGCCTCCTCTCTCACCAG tTCCCTCAACTTGACCTTTGCTACACCTCTTCAGCCACAGTCAGTGAAGAGGCCTGGTTTAGCTCGTAGACCTCCCACCCACCGAGCCGTAGATGTGGGTGCATTTTTGCAGGATTTGCGAGATACTTCCCTGGCCTTGGCTTCTCCAG GTAACAGCCTCAGAACCCCTGTTGCTACCTTGCCAACGGACACCGTGTTGGAGGACACTCAGCCCTTCTCCCAGCCCTTGGTTGGCCATTCCCCCAGTGTGCACcactccctgccccacctctTTTACACTGAGGCTAAAGATGCTGAGAAGGCTGTCGGTCACAGGACACAGAGCACTGGGCCTAGACTGCAGAACCACA GTCCTGGAAAACCAGCCCAACTTCTGGCAACAAAGGCAAAGAACTTCACAATGAGCTTCACAAACACCATCAGGGCTATCTCTGGAAAAGATGAAGTAGAGCCCTTACAAGGTGGAGTTagtgaggaggcagaggaaagtaTGGAGGTAAATTTGAGTGTGAGCAAAGTGAAGGACACAACAGGAACACAAGGATCTGTCAGGACAGAAAAGTCTGAGAGACATACAGAAATGACCGAAGCTGTTGAAGCCAAGGAGCCAGAAGGATCTTCAGATGAGGACATCTCTGGTAGGACAG CAAGTCCAGAATTGGTCTCCAGCACCACTGAGTTTCTTCAGGCCAGGCAACTTCCGTTTCTTGAGTCAGCCCCACCGCCTAATACTGCCAT CTTATCTTCAGAGCAGCTAGAGCCTCTTCCAACCAGGCTTCCTCCCAGGGCCAGAACCCTTGGCCCCAGGCCCCATCAAGATCCCCACAAGACTGGACTGAACCACTATGTGAAACTCTTCAGCTTCTATGCTAGGATGCCCATGGAGAAGGCGGCTCTTGAGATGGTGGAGAAGTG CCTAGACAAGTATTTCCAGCATCTTTGTGATGACCTGGAGGTGTTTTCTACTCATGCTGGCCGCAAGACTGTGAGGCCAGAGGACCTGGAACTGCTTATGCGTCG GCAGGGCCTGGTCAATGACCAGGTGTCTCTGCACGTGCTTGTGGAGCGGCACCTGCCCCTGGAGTACCGGCAGCTGCTCATCCCTTGTGCATTCAGTGGCAACTCTGTCTTTCCTGCTCAGTAG